One Archangium violaceum genomic window, CAACCGGGCCCTCTTCTCCTTCGACACCTCCTCGCTCCCGGACACCGCCACCCTCGTGCGCGCCTCGCTCGAGGTGACGCGGTCCTCCTCGTCGGCCGATCCCTGGGCCGCTCCTTCCGGCAACACCCTCACCCTCGACCTGAAGAACGGAACGTTCGGTGCCGCCGCCACGGAGACCACCGACTACACCGCGGCCGCCACTGCTTCCAGCGTGGCCGAGCTCATCAAGTTCTCCACCGGCTCCCAGAGCTCCACGAACTTCAACGCCGCGGGGCTCGCGGCCATCAACAAGACCGGGAGGACGCAGGTGCGGCTCCAGTTCTCGCGGAACCAGACCAGCACCGCCTACCTCTTCCTCACCGAGGGCACCGGCGCCGTGCTGACCGTGGAGTACAAGTAGGCCACGAGCGGCACATCTCGGGCTCCAGAGTACGGGCTCGGATAACGTGTTCCCGAACCCACACAAGGAGGAGCATTGAAGGGATGCGTCCGCGTGGCGCTGGTCACGCTGCTGATGTCTCCCTGAGTACGTCCTGATGCGAGAAGGGACCCGGGACACCTCACGGGTCCCTTCCTTCTTCAGTCTCCTTCATCATCCCGCTTGCCGTCCAAGCGGGGGAGCGGCACCGTGCGCGCCCCTCGCGCCGGATGCTCCGGTGCGAACGGCAACAGGAGACGACAGGATGAAGGGTGTTGGATTGATGGCCGTGCTCGGCCTGATGCTGTGTGCCTCAACCGCGCTGGCGGCCGGCGAGGTCCAGTTGGTGCACGTCACCAGCTCGCAGTGTCCGCCCACCTCCGGCTGCTACCGCACGCCGTACCTGCGCGGCATCGTCGAGGTGCGGAACATCGCCTACGCGAAGACGGTGACCATCCGCTACACCGCGGGCAACAACGTCTGGACGGACGCCGCCGCCAACTACGTGGGCCCCTCCTCCTCCGGCAAGGAGCTGTGGTCCTTCGATATCGCCACGCCGAACGCCACGCGCTTCGCCATCTCATACACGGTGAATGGCGCCACCTACTGGGACAACAACGGCGGCCAGGACTACCGGCTGGCGGACTACCAGTTCGACGCGCTCCTCACCTACCCGGACATCAGCGGCGCCACCGGCCAGCGCGACACCACGAAGTCCGCCATCGTCGGCAACATCCTGGTGAGGAACCGCGGTACCCAGAAGACCGTCACCGTGAAGTACACGGACAACAACTGGGCCACCACGGGGACCACCACCGCCACCTACGTGGCCACCCTGCCCTCTGGCGTGGAGTACTGGGCGTATGAGGCGCCCGTGTCGGCCTCCGCGCCCTCGAGCAACATCCAGCTCTCCTTCGTGTACACCCACGCCCAGGGCACGGCGACGGACACCAACTACGGCCGTTACTACCGTGTGGTGAGCAACACCGTCACCCGCTGAGCGCCACGTGAGGGCCGGGCCCGTCCGCCGCCCGCCCGCCAGTCCTCCGGACGACGGCACGGGCCCCCTTCTCCATGCAAGGGGGGATGCGCAAGCGAGGGCGCCTGTCCATTTCAAGCACCCTACCCTCTGGCGCATGTAGCCACCTCGCCCCCCTTGGCACCGCACCCCGCGGTCCCAAGCTTGTCGATGACGCGCCGACCCCACCATGCGTAGGTGGTGCGACCAGAGGGGGAGGGCATTGATGGCGGAGGGCTACGAACAGACTGGACCCTCTCTGGAAGGGGCGCACCCTGGCAGGCGACTGGGCAACCGCTTCGAGCTCACCCAGCGCATCAAGCAGGGCCGTGGCATCACCACGTGGCTCGGGGTGGACCTGCACACCGGAGCGCGTCTTGTCATCAAGACGACCTCCGCCGTGTCTCTCGTGCCCACCGCCCGGCAGCGGCTGGAGCACGAGGCCAGTGTGTTGCGTACCTTGCGCAGCCCCTACCTGGTGCCCGTCTTGCATTTCGGAACGGGTGGGGACCTGCTCTTCCTGGTGACGCCGCTCGTCCCCGGGGTGTCGCTCCAGGAACGGCTCACCAGTGGCACCCTGTCCGTGCCCGAGGCCCTCATCGTGGGCCAGTGTGTGCTGGCCGCGCTCGCCGAGGCCCACGCCCACGGCATCCTCCACCGGGACGTGAAGCCCTCCAACATCATCGTGGAGGGCAGCCCCACCCTCACCCGCGCCACCCTGGTGGACTTCGGACTGGCACGCAGTGAACGGTTGGATCCGTCCTTGAGAGACCTGCCGGTGGGCACCGCGCGCTATCTGTCTCCCGAGCAGGCCGGGCTCCTCAACCGTCCGGTGGAGGCGCCCTCGGACCTGTACGCGCTGGGCGCCGTCCTCTTCGAGACACTCGCCGGGCACCCGGCCTTCGATGGCGCCTCCGTGGGAGAGGTGCTGCGCCAGCACCTGGCCGCGCGGCCCCGTCTGCGCAGCGTGGGCATCGAGGTGCCCCGCGCCCTGGAGGAGGTCGTCGCGCGGCTGCTGCAGACGGACCCACAGGACCGCTACCAGTCCGCGGAGTCCGCGCGAGAGGACCTGGGCGCCATCGAGGTGGCGCTGGCTCGTGGCGAGCAGGATCCGGAGCTGGTGGCGGGCGCGCACGACATGCGCCACAGCCTCACCGAGCCCTCCTTCGTGGGCCGCCACGACGAGTTGGCGCTGCTGGAGCGTGAGCTGGAGCGCTCGCGCTCCGAGCCTGGACGGCTGCTGGTGGTGGAGGCCGAGAGCGGCGGAGGCAAGAGCCGGCTGCTGGAGGAGTTCGCCACGCGCGCCCGCCAACACCGCGCCTGGCTGTTGCAGGGCCAGGCCGTGGCCCAGTCCGCGCAACGGCCCTTCCAGCTCTTCACGGACGTGGCCACGGGGATCGCCACGGCGGCCAGGGAGCGGCCCGCGTTGGCGGAGCTGCTGCGCGAGCGGTTGGTGGAGCAGGCCGCGGCGGTATGTATGGTGCTGCCCCAGCTACAGCCGGTACTACGCCCCGCCCAGCAGCAGGGCCTGGGTCCCGAGTCGCTGGGCGAGAGCCGCGGCATCTGGGCCCTCACCACGCTGTTGGGCGCGCTGGGCACGGAGTCGGAGCCGGCGGTGGTGCTGCTCGAGGACTGCCAGTGGGCCGATGAGCCGACGCTCCGGGCGCTGGAGAACTGGCAGCAGGCGCGCCGGGACACGGTGGGGCACGTGATGATCGCCGTGTCCTTCCGCACCGAGGAGGTGGGGCCCGGGCACGTGCTGCGCCGGCTCCACCCGGACGCCCACCTGCGACTGGCGGCCTTCGGAACCACGGAGGTGGTGCGGATGCTGGAGTCCATGGCCGGCACCCTGCCCCGCGAGGCCACGGAGATGGTGGGGCGCCTGTCCGAGGGCAATCCCTTCATGGCCTCGGCGGTGCTGCATGGGCTGGTGGAGGACGGCGCGCTGGTGCCGGGTCCACGGGGCTGGCAGGTGGAGCCCGAGGCCATGGCGCACGTGCGCTCCTCGAGACAGGCGGCCTCCTTCCTGGTGCGCCGGTTGAAGCTGCTGCCGCCCGAGGCGCTGCGCCTGTTGTCCGTGGGCGCTGTGCTGGGCAAGAGCTTCGACCTGGAGCGGGTGGCCTCGCTGTCGGACACGCCTCGCGAGCAGGTCGTCAGCGCGCTCATGGAGCCGCGGCGGCGGCACATGCTGTGGGAGGGCAGCAACGGCCGCTACACCTTCGTCCACGACAAGCTGCGCGAGGCCCTGCTGGGACTGCTACGGCCCGAACAGCGCCGGGAGCTGCACCGGCTGGCGGCGCGCTCCATCGCGGCCAATCCGCCCGTGGACCCATTCGAGCTCGCCTACCACTTCGACGCGGCGGGTGAGCATACCCAGGCCCTCCCCTATGCCCTGGTGGCCGCCGAGCGGGCGCGGCAGCAGTTCGCCCTGGAGACGGCGGAGAACAACTACCGCATGGCCGAGCGCGGCGCGGCGCGGGCCGATGCGGGCACCCGCTTCCGCATCTTCGCCGGGTTGGGAGACGTGTTGATGCTCCGTGGCCGCTACGACGCCGCCCAACAGCAATTCGAGCTGGCCCAGTCACTGGCCCGCGACAGGCGGGAGCAGGCCCGCCTCTGGTCCAAGCTGGGCGAGCTGGCGTTCAAGCTCTACAACAAGGAGGAGGCCGACGCGGCACTGAAGCAGGGACTGAAGTTGTTGGGGCGGTGGGTTCCCCGCTCCAACGTCTCGGCCGCGATGGGCGCCCTCTGGGAGCTCATGGTGCAGGCGGGACACACGTTGATGCCGAACCTGCTGACGGGACGACGCTCGCTGGAGAACGGCGAGGAGGACCTGCTCGCCGTGCATTTCTACAGCCGCCTGACGTACAGCAGCTGGTACTTCGGCAGCCCCATCGCCACCTTCTGGACCCACCTGCGCGAGGTGAACACGGCCGAGCGCTACCCGCCCACCCTCGAGCTCGCCCAGGCCTATTCGGAGCACGCCCCCATGCTCACCATGGTGCCGTGGTTCAGCCGGGCGACCGCCTACGCGGAGAAGTCGCTCGCGATCCGCCGGGAGCTGGGCGACATCTGGGGCCAGGGCCAATCGCTCCACTTCTACGGGCTGGGCCTCTATGCCGCGGGCCGCTTCGAGGAGTCCATCGAGAAGTGCAGCGAGGCGGTGCGGCTGCTGCAACGCACGGGAGACCAGTGGGAGGTCAACAACGCCCACTACCAGTACGCCATGGCCCTCTACCGGCTGGGCCGGTTGAAGGAGGCACTGGAGTCCGCCCAGCGGCTGCACGGAGCGGCGCTGGCCATCGGTGACCAGTACGCGGTGCGGCTGGCCCTGGAGGTCTGGGCGAAGGCGTCCCTGGGGCACATCCCCTACAGCCTGCTGGAGGGCTCGCTGGCCAACCCCGGCCAGGACACGCAGACGCATGCCAACACCCTGCTGGCCGAGGCGCTGCGCCGGCTGCGCGAGGGAGACACCGCGGGCGCGGTGACGATGTTGGAGAAGGCCGACAAGCTGGTGGAGCAGGCCCACCTGCGGCAGGAGTACGTGGCCCCCATCGTGCCCTGGCTGGTGACCGCGCTGCGCATGCACGCCGAGAGCATCTCCCCGCTCGCGCCCACGGTGCGCGCGCAATGGATGAAGCGGGCGGAGAAGGTGGCGCGGCGCGCCCACTCCCTGGCGCGCAGCTACCGCAACAACCTCGCCCACGCGCTGCGTGAGCGGGGACTGCTGGCCGCCATGTCCGGCCATCCGCGCCGGGCCCGCCGCTGGCTGGAGCAGAGCCTGAAGGCCGCCGAGGAATTGAAGATGCGCTACGAGCGCGCCCTGACGCTCCAGGCGCTCGGCCGCGTGGGCAAGGAGCTCGGTTGGACGGGAACCTCCGCCTGGCAGGAGGAGGCCACGCGCGAGCTCCAGGAGATGGAGCAGGACCTGGGCACCGAGCCGCGCGAAACCGAAGGGATGACGGAGCACCCGGGGACGCTGTCGCTGGTGGACCGCTTCCCCCGGGTGCTGGACGCGGGCCGCCGCATCGCCTCGGCCCTCACCCGCGAGGCGGTATTCGAGGCCGTGCGTCAGTCCATGATGGAGCTGCTGCGCGCGGAGCACTGCGTGGTGTTCACCCCGGAGACGATGCTGCCCGAGGACCAGCTCGCGGCGGCGGGCGTGGGCCGCACCGCCATTGGCAGGGCCATGGAGACGGGGCGCCCGGCGGTGATGGGCCAGGGCATGCCCGGTGGGGTGAGCGAGAGCATGGAGATGCTGGGGGTGCGCTCGCTCTTGTGCGCGCCCATCCAGGTGCGCGGCAAGACGGTGGCGTGCGTGTGCGTCAGCCACCGGCAGGTGGGCGAGCTCTTCGGCGAGGACGAGGAGCGCCTGGCCTCCTTCGTCTGCATCCTGGCCGGCGCCGCGCTGGAGAACGCCGAGGGCTTCGAGCAGATGGCCGCCCTCTCCGAGGAGCGGGGCCGGCTCTACCGCGAGGAGCAGGAGGCGGTGCGGCGCCGCGACGACTTCCTCTCCATCGCCGCGCACGAGCTGAAGACGCCCCTCACCTCACTGCAGCTCCACCTGCAGGGCCTGATGAACCAGGTGCGCCAGGGGATGGAGCGGCTGCCCCCGGAGCGGCTCGGCGCCAAGCTGGAGTCGGCCAACCTCCAGACACAGCGCCTGGGCAAGCTGGTGAACGAGCTGTTGGACATCTCGCGCATCGCCCAGGGGCAGATGCTGGGCAAGCTCGAGGACGTGGACCTGGTGCAGGTGGTGCACGGCGTCGTCGAGCGCTCGCGCGAGGCACTGTCACGGGCCGAGTGCGAGCTGCGGCTCCACCTGCCCCCCAGCATGGTGGGCCACTGGGACGCCATGCGGTTGGAGCAGGTGGTGCTCAACCTGCTCACCAACGCGACGAAGTACGGCGCGGGCCGGCCCATCGACGTCACCCTGGAGGGCGATGCCAACCAGGCCCGGCTGCGGGTGCGTGACGAGGGCATCGGCATCGCCGAGGAGGATGCGGCGCGCATCTTCGAGCGCTTCGAGCGCGCCGTGTCCGTGCGCCACTACGGTGGCTTCGGCATCGGGCTGTGGATCGTCCGGGAGATCGTCCAGGCGCTCGGCGGCACCATCGAGGTGGAGAGCGCCCCGGGCAAGGGCGCCACCTTCACCATCACCCTGCCCCGCCGCGGCCCCGAGGCGTCCCGGAACGGCAACGGGAACGGAGCTAGCGACGCGTGAGCACCATGTAGATGACGTTCTGCACGCTGTCGCGGAACTGCTCCACGGAGGCGATCTCCTCGGGGTCGATCTCCGAGGCGAAGGCCCGCACCTGGTTCTCGTCCCGGTAGAGGAGCCACCAATCCATGAGGGCCTCCAGGTACCCGGCATCGGGGGTGCGGGTGGCGAAGTTGCCCACCAGCAGGCGCCCACCGGGGCGGAGCATCCCGAAGAGGAGCCGGGTGAGGCGCGCGGCCACGGACTCGGAGAGGTAGTCATACAGGCCCGCCGAGTAGATCAGGTCCATCTCCGGGAACGAGGCCTTGCCCAGCAGGATGGAGCGCACCGTGCCGCGGACGGGTTGGACGAGGTGGCTGGGGTGCTGCTGGGCCACGACCTCCAGACTCTCCGGGTCCTGATCGAACGCGATGAACTCACCCACGCGGCCCTCGGCGACGGAGAGAGAGAGCTCGGCCTCGCGCAGGTGCCCACAGGCCACGGAGAGGATGCGGGGCTGGTGCACCCGCTCGGCCGTGGCGTCGATCTCCTGGGCCAGCAATTCCCGCCGCTCGCGGACGCTCCGGGGGCCGGACTGGTTCCACAGGAAGTGGTAGATGTCCCGCCCCAGCGGCGTCAGGGGCCCCTGGTGCTCGTCATAGAGATAGTCGATGAGGACCGCGTCACCCGCGTAGCCCCGGGGCTTCTCGAAACCATGCCGGGTATAGGGACACTGGTGGATGACCTCACGCAGGGGATGGGTCCGCACGATCTCCAGGCAGAAGCGGGTCCACTCCTCGCGGTCCCACTTGCGATGCAGCAGGGTGAGCCCCCGGAACAGGGACTCCAGCGCCAGCTGCAGGTCATCGCCCCGGGTGATCTGCCAGTGGACGTCATCCAGCCAGCAGACCGCGCGTTCGAGCGCATTGCTCCAATCCACCCACTCCATCACGGGCGCGGCCAATGCGTTGCGCAGCGTTTTGAGATCGCCAGGGAGGGCAGCATCGCTAGCAGTCGACGATGACGACGACGAAGAAGAGGAGGGAGGTCCTTCCATCGCCACCAAAACGAAGAGCCTTCCCACTCCCTTCCCTGTGACCTGGCCACCCGGCCAGCGCTTGTCCGAGGGGCAGGAAGGAGAGCGGAATAGGGCGGCGTCTAGAGCGCGAAGTAGTCCCGGGAGATCTGGAAGCTCACCTGCTCGTCCGCGGGCTCCAACTCGACGGCGCGCTCGTGACGGGCGAGGATGCCGTGGCGCCGCAACAGGGCCTCGATGTCGTCCTCGAGCGCGAGCACCGGACGCACCGCGCAACCCGTGGCGTAGGCCATGTCATTGAGCAGGCTCGGATTGTCCGGCTCGCTGGTGGCGACGAAGACGGTGCCTCGCACGTCGTCATGCTGCGCCGACGCCAACAGCCCGCTCGCTACCCATAGCTCGCCCAGCCGCATCCGCCGCACGCCCGACCCCCGCCGCCCCACGACCCCACAACCGCGTGCGCTCGGGCGATCCCCCTCCCCACTCGCCACCCACCTACACGCCCGAGCGCGCCCACCCCGACCCACCCAACCTCAACCCGTGCGCGACTCATTGCGCGTTGCGTGCCAGAACGCACCTGACGGATTCCGAGGGGTTGGACAACCTGTACCGCGGGGCGATACCGGAATGCGGGAAGATTTTCAGGGAGGACTGGCCCGAAATGGGGAGAAGGGTGTTTGACGACGACGCTCTCCGGAGCGTCCTTCTCGCCGGATGAGAACGCGTTTTCTTCTCATCCAACGAGAGTGGCATCTTCAACGCATACACCCTACCGCTGACCGGTGGGAAGGTGAAGGCACTCACACATTCGTGCGCACGCCGGATGGCCAAGGAGCGTGACCTCACGAACGGCATCCCGGTGGAGTACGTCATCTTCCCGGACGAGGGCCACGGCTTCACCAAGAAGAAGAACGAGGTGGAGGCCTACTCGCGCCGGTCCCAGGTAGCCGGCGGGCCCGGTCGTCACCCTTGGGACTATTGGCCCAGGTGCTCGGCCTTCCGCTTCACCTCATCGGCCTTGTCGCCGGTGAGGATCTCGACCTTGTATGTCTTCTCGGGGCCCGTGGCGGGCTCGTAGCTGACGCGCACCGGAGTGCCCTCATCGAGGTCGTCCCAGGTCACCGCCTGCCCGTCACGCTCCAGCCTCGTGCCCGGGGTGAGCACGAACCAGGCCTCCGGCGCGGACGGATCATCCACGGCCTTCACGGCGATGCGGTAGGCGTCCTTGTCCATGTCGGTCACCACGCCCTCGCGGTTCTGCGAGAGCCCTGGCACCGCCGCCCCGACGTCGCGAGCCGCCTCCTTCGTCCCGGCGCACCCCACACCGCCCAGCACCGCCACCAGCACCGCCGCTCCCAGCACCTTCACGCGCGTCTTCATGTCTTCTGGACCTCCTCGATAGCCGGACTCCGGGCAGGCACGGGCCATGCTCGAAGCCAGTGCGAAGCTAGGGACCCGGTCCGGGTGGCGCCAGGAGTGCGCGAGTCCCGAGGCCCGGGCGCCCGGTCTCCAGCGCCTGGGACAGGCAGGCCACCGAGCCGGACTGGAGGACGTAGGGACCGTCCTTCAGCGAAGACGGAAGGGAATCTTCACCACGCGATAGACGGAGATGGGCCGCCCATCCAGGAGCGCTGGCGAGTAACGCCACGTGCGGACCGCGGCGATCGCCGAGGAGGCGAACGGCTCCTCTCCCCTCATCACCGAGATGTCGCCCACGCGCCCGTCCTCGGTCACGATGATCTTCAGGATGACGAGGCCCTCCCGACCCGAAGCCCGCGCGGACTGGGGGAATTCGGGCTGGACGTTGGACGCCAGCTCCCTCGGAGCCGTGGCCTTCTCCGGAAGTTGGATGGGACCCACGGGGCGCGCGGGCTTCTCCACCAGGGCGGGGCGTTGCACCTGCGCGGGAGGACGCTCGGAGGCGAGCATCTCCGGCGTGCTGAAGTCCGCCACCGCCCCGGCGTAGGCGGCGCCCTGCCGCGCCGAGGAGCCCGACACCTGGGCCACACGCGAGGCCGGCTGCTTTCGCAGGCGCTGGGTGAAGAGCACATCCCCGGAGCCGCCCGCGAGCGCGCTCTCCGTCTGGTACCCGTCGAGCACGAAGGTCAACTCCGCGGTGGCCACCCCGTTGGAACCCGGGGGGACGTCGAGCACGAGTGGCGTGGAGCCTCGCTCCTGGCCCAGCCAGAAGACGCGCGCACCCGAGGGCTCACTGGTGATGAAGAAACGAACCGGAGCGGGAGCGGGCGCGGGGGCCTCGGCGACCGGCGTGGGAGCGGGCGGGCTCGTGGGAACGGGCTCCGGACGACGCCACAGGGCCACTCCGGCACCAGCCCCCACGAGCAGCACCGCCAGGGCGACGCCCATCCACGGGTTCGTGCGTCGGGGTGGAGCCGGTGGCTGGACCGGAGCGGAAGGCCGCTGCGCGCCACTGGCCGGAGGGACGTCCAGGCTGATGTCCAACACGAGCGTCCCCGCCTCCGGACCCTGCGCGGGGGGCGCGGGCAGCGGGGTGAGGAACGGCGAGCTGATGGGGCTGGAATCTCCCACGCGACCGAGCACCTCGCGCAGCGCCTCGAGCAGCTCGTCCATGGAGGCGTAGCGTGCCTGGGGATCCTTCTCAAGACAGCGAAGGACGAGGGCCTCCACGCGCTCGGGGATGACGAGCCCGGGCTGCAGGTCCCGGAAGCGCGGGGGCGACACCTTGTGGTGCGCGAAGAGAAGCTCGAGCGTGTCCTTGGAGACGAAGGGCGGACGGCCCATCAGCATGTGGTACGTGACGACACCGAGCGAGTAGATGTCGCTGCGCACGTCCGCGACGTTACGGGCCTGCTCGGGTGACATGTACACCGGTGAGCCCAGGAAGGTGCCGCTCTGGGTGATGGCCGGAGTGGCCTCGGCTCCCGCCCCTTCTGGAGAGAAGGGCTTCACCAGACCGAAGTCGAGCACCTTGACGTGGTCGCGGTCTCCATCCGCCACCAGCATCACGTTGGCGGGCTTGAGATCCCGGTGCACCACCCCCAGCCGGTGCGCCTCGCGCAGCGAGAAACAGACCTGCCGGGCGAGCTCCATCGCCCGGGGCCACGGCAGCGGCCCCTCGGCGAGCACCTCCGAGAGCGTGCGGCCCTCGATGTACTCCATGGCGATGAAGCAGATGCCGTCCTCCGTCTGGCCATAGTCGATGACGGTGACGGTGTTGGGGCTGCGCAGCTTCGCGGTGAGCGAGGCCTCGCGGATGAAGCGCTGGAGGAAACCCGGATCCTTGCTGGTGGGGAACGTGGGGCTCAGGATCTTGAGCGCCACCACGCGATCCAACGGGACCTGGAGCGCGCGGTACACGCGGCCCATGCCGCCCTCTCCGATGGGGGCCTGCACCAGGAAGCGCCCCAGCAGGGTACGACCGAGCAGCGGATCCTCCGACGGAGGCGGAGGCGCGGGCTCATCGGTATTGGGAGGGCGGGGTTGGGTCTCCATGGAGATCCTCCAAGGTCGGGACCCTGGCATGGGGCCGTCACGGCCGCGTCGACAGTGGGTCACGAAACGTAAAAGTCGCCCCACCCCCTCCCCCCTGCCCCGCAGGGCCTCCTACCGCTCGAAAGAGGCTTGACAGGGTTTCGACGCGGGCCGCTCTGGGGCTAGAGTGCGTCGGCACGCGCCGGCCCACAGGCCGCCCGCCTGGGAGCACCGAGCCACAGCACATGCCCTTTCAGATCACCGTCTACGAGGAAGACCGCATCATCGACGTCGTCTATCCCCCGCAGCCCACGGCGGAGGACGTGACGGACTACCTCAAGCGCATCCGCGAGACGATCGCCTACATGAACGGCCCGTGGAGCGCGCTGGTGGACCAGGGACAGCTGCGCGTGATGCCGCCGGAGATGGTGGCCACCATGGCCAGCCTCAACGCCTACGCGCAGCTGCACGGCATGAAGCGCTCGGCGCGCATCGTGAGCGACGCCGCCTCCGGCCTCCAGGCCTGGCGCATGACGAAGAAGGCCATGCTCTCCATCCCCACGCGCACCTTCGAGACCCGCGAGGCCGCCCTGGCCTGGCTGCGCAACCCCGACGACGAGTAGTCCACTTCACTCCGTGTCAAAAGTTCGTTCCGGTACGGTTTCCTTGGGGCATCATTCACCTGCTGGGCGTCCAGGTCTGGCACGGCATTACACCCCCGTTTCACCCCAGGAAGACAGGAGCGAATCCAATGCGACACCCCAGGTTCGGGTTGCCGGTGCGTCCCCTCGTGGGCGCGCTGATGTGCACCCTCACGCTCGCGGCGGGCTGCGGCCCGGCGGAGGAGTTGGAGGCGGCGAAGGGCGAGGATTCCTCCGCCCTCG contains:
- a CDS encoding carbohydrate-binding protein codes for the protein MKGVGLMAVLGLMLCASTALAAGEVQLVHVTSSQCPPTSGCYRTPYLRGIVEVRNIAYAKTVTIRYTAGNNVWTDAAANYVGPSSSGKELWSFDIATPNATRFAISYTVNGATYWDNNGGQDYRLADYQFDALLTYPDISGATGQRDTTKSAIVGNILVRNRGTQKTVTVKYTDNNWATTGTTTATYVATLPSGVEYWAYEAPVSASAPSSNIQLSFVYTHAQGTATDTNYGRYYRVVSNTVTR
- a CDS encoding ATP-binding protein; its protein translation is MAEGYEQTGPSLEGAHPGRRLGNRFELTQRIKQGRGITTWLGVDLHTGARLVIKTTSAVSLVPTARQRLEHEASVLRTLRSPYLVPVLHFGTGGDLLFLVTPLVPGVSLQERLTSGTLSVPEALIVGQCVLAALAEAHAHGILHRDVKPSNIIVEGSPTLTRATLVDFGLARSERLDPSLRDLPVGTARYLSPEQAGLLNRPVEAPSDLYALGAVLFETLAGHPAFDGASVGEVLRQHLAARPRLRSVGIEVPRALEEVVARLLQTDPQDRYQSAESAREDLGAIEVALARGEQDPELVAGAHDMRHSLTEPSFVGRHDELALLERELERSRSEPGRLLVVEAESGGGKSRLLEEFATRARQHRAWLLQGQAVAQSAQRPFQLFTDVATGIATAARERPALAELLRERLVEQAAAVCMVLPQLQPVLRPAQQQGLGPESLGESRGIWALTTLLGALGTESEPAVVLLEDCQWADEPTLRALENWQQARRDTVGHVMIAVSFRTEEVGPGHVLRRLHPDAHLRLAAFGTTEVVRMLESMAGTLPREATEMVGRLSEGNPFMASAVLHGLVEDGALVPGPRGWQVEPEAMAHVRSSRQAASFLVRRLKLLPPEALRLLSVGAVLGKSFDLERVASLSDTPREQVVSALMEPRRRHMLWEGSNGRYTFVHDKLREALLGLLRPEQRRELHRLAARSIAANPPVDPFELAYHFDAAGEHTQALPYALVAAERARQQFALETAENNYRMAERGAARADAGTRFRIFAGLGDVLMLRGRYDAAQQQFELAQSLARDRREQARLWSKLGELAFKLYNKEEADAALKQGLKLLGRWVPRSNVSAAMGALWELMVQAGHTLMPNLLTGRRSLENGEEDLLAVHFYSRLTYSSWYFGSPIATFWTHLREVNTAERYPPTLELAQAYSEHAPMLTMVPWFSRATAYAEKSLAIRRELGDIWGQGQSLHFYGLGLYAAGRFEESIEKCSEAVRLLQRTGDQWEVNNAHYQYAMALYRLGRLKEALESAQRLHGAALAIGDQYAVRLALEVWAKASLGHIPYSLLEGSLANPGQDTQTHANTLLAEALRRLREGDTAGAVTMLEKADKLVEQAHLRQEYVAPIVPWLVTALRMHAESISPLAPTVRAQWMKRAEKVARRAHSLARSYRNNLAHALRERGLLAAMSGHPRRARRWLEQSLKAAEELKMRYERALTLQALGRVGKELGWTGTSAWQEEATRELQEMEQDLGTEPRETEGMTEHPGTLSLVDRFPRVLDAGRRIASALTREAVFEAVRQSMMELLRAEHCVVFTPETMLPEDQLAAAGVGRTAIGRAMETGRPAVMGQGMPGGVSESMEMLGVRSLLCAPIQVRGKTVACVCVSHRQVGELFGEDEERLASFVCILAGAALENAEGFEQMAALSEERGRLYREEQEAVRRRDDFLSIAAHELKTPLTSLQLHLQGLMNQVRQGMERLPPERLGAKLESANLQTQRLGKLVNELLDISRIAQGQMLGKLEDVDLVQVVHGVVERSREALSRAECELRLHLPPSMVGHWDAMRLEQVVLNLLTNATKYGAGRPIDVTLEGDANQARLRVRDEGIGIAEEDAARIFERFERAVSVRHYGGFGIGLWIVREIVQALGGTIEVESAPGKGATFTITLPRRGPEASRNGNGNGASDA
- a CDS encoding class I SAM-dependent methyltransferase; the encoded protein is MEWVDWSNALERAVCWLDDVHWQITRGDDLQLALESLFRGLTLLHRKWDREEWTRFCLEIVRTHPLREVIHQCPYTRHGFEKPRGYAGDAVLIDYLYDEHQGPLTPLGRDIYHFLWNQSGPRSVRERRELLAQEIDATAERVHQPRILSVACGHLREAELSLSVAEGRVGEFIAFDQDPESLEVVAQQHPSHLVQPVRGTVRSILLGKASFPEMDLIYSAGLYDYLSESVAARLTRLLFGMLRPGGRLLVGNFATRTPDAGYLEALMDWWLLYRDENQVRAFASEIDPEEIASVEQFRDSVQNVIYMVLTRR
- a CDS encoding TonB family protein, giving the protein METQPRPPNTDEPAPPPPSEDPLLGRTLLGRFLVQAPIGEGGMGRVYRALQVPLDRVVALKILSPTFPTSKDPGFLQRFIREASLTAKLRSPNTVTVIDYGQTEDGICFIAMEYIEGRTLSEVLAEGPLPWPRAMELARQVCFSLREAHRLGVVHRDLKPANVMLVADGDRDHVKVLDFGLVKPFSPEGAGAEATPAITQSGTFLGSPVYMSPEQARNVADVRSDIYSLGVVTYHMLMGRPPFVSKDTLELLFAHHKVSPPRFRDLQPGLVIPERVEALVLRCLEKDPQARYASMDELLEALREVLGRVGDSSPISSPFLTPLPAPPAQGPEAGTLVLDISLDVPPASGAQRPSAPVQPPAPPRRTNPWMGVALAVLLVGAGAGVALWRRPEPVPTSPPAPTPVAEAPAPAPAPVRFFITSEPSGARVFWLGQERGSTPLVLDVPPGSNGVATAELTFVLDGYQTESALAGGSGDVLFTQRLRKQPASRVAQVSGSSARQGAAYAGAVADFSTPEMLASERPPAQVQRPALVEKPARPVGPIQLPEKATAPRELASNVQPEFPQSARASGREGLVILKIIVTEDGRVGDISVMRGEEPFASSAIAAVRTWRYSPALLDGRPISVYRVVKIPFRLR
- a CDS encoding STAS/SEC14 domain-containing protein — encoded protein: MPFQITVYEEDRIIDVVYPPQPTAEDVTDYLKRIRETIAYMNGPWSALVDQGQLRVMPPEMVATMASLNAYAQLHGMKRSARIVSDAASGLQAWRMTKKAMLSIPTRTFETREAALAWLRNPDDE